In Accipiter gentilis chromosome 33, bAccGen1.1, whole genome shotgun sequence, the genomic window CTGTTCAGAGCCATTGTATGGGGAAAGACATGCCTGAAGTGTTGGGAAGTAGTGTGGAGGGTACAGGGTTAGAGTGAGGAGGGAGGCTGGAGGTCAGGATGGAGAGGTGGTAGCAGAGCTGcgcccagggctgggctggcaccAGGATCTGTATCTGAATGCGAGACCGAGATGGGCAGAGGGAGTAAGGTTACATTGTGAATAATCCTGATGCCTGGTGATGATACCCTGCATTTCCATGAGAATTAGAAAATCACAGATATCTTTGGACATATGAGAGAGAACTAAAACTAAAACTTGCTTTCAGGAGGGGATGTGAGTGCCTGCCTTGTGTATGCACCAAGAGCAGTGGGTATGTGCTGAGCAGACAGCATGTGGAGCTGGAGAGGCAGGATTTCAGAAGCTCTTTCCTTCTTGTTTGACCTGGCAGGTCATGAAGAATGAAGAGCTCAGCCAAGAGCTGCTCAACCTGGCCAATGCCAGGAGCACCCTTCCCCACACAGAGAGCAACCACTCCCCTGCTGTGGCCAATGAATCCTCCGCTGAGCTGGAAAAAGTGAGAGCAATGGTGCATCGTCTCTCTGCTCAGAAGGTGAAGGTAAGGATCTCTCTGCCCTCTTGCCAGCTCCTTGGAGAACAGGGATCTAACAGGCACCTTCTTCTGTCTCTTacaaaaaacagccagaagatgCAGTTGCCTCTGAACGTGAGCGGCAAAAGCTAGGCGGAAACGTGAGTGTGGTGGGGGTCTGCTGCTGGATCcttggggaggcagagggggaatTTATTCCAACCTTGGCTGGCACCCCCTGGTGCTAACTTGCATTTTGTGGATGACCTGATGccttgatttatttaaaaaaaaaaaaaaaattaagctgtgCAGTTGAAAAATGAGACTAGAATAACTGCAGATCTTGTGCAGGCAAAAGCTGAGAGAGGGCAGCTGTGATTCCCTTGGTCAGTACCCCTGAGTGAACAGAAGCAGGAGTTTAAAAGCCAAGAATTGCAGAGGACacttacttattttcttcttgatgATACTTGAGAAAGATGGGAGTGATAAAGCACCCAAAACCAAGAGCACAGAAATGCTTCTTGCCTCCTTCGCATCTGCAGCCCATGCAAAACCAGCTTGGGCTccaccaccagctcctgctgggaATTCGAGTATGAGAATTTCCCTTGGGAGAGTGACACGTGTGCACCTCCATGTGCCCTGTCTCCAGATCAGACACTGCTTCTGGTGTGCCACAGAGCACTGGTCACTCCCAGTTAAACCTGTCCTTTCCCCAGTATGTCACTGCTCAGCTGGACTTGTGCTCAGCTGCAGGCTCTCCTCACTTCTTCCCTGTTCACAAATCCCTCTCTTAGGTGAGCCCCTGTCTCATCTTCCTCTTTGTTTGTCCCTCAGTTGCCTGGAAACCAGGCTCACATAAAAGTGGAGcttgaaaaactgaagaaaacctatgatttgcagcagcagaagctggaagAGAGAGTGTAAGCGTTTGAGGGCACGTGCTTCTGTTTGGCTGGGCATTTATGCAGCTCATTGCAGCTGAATTTGATCCttgggagcaggagaggaggcagCCTGCCTCTGGTGGGGTACAAGGGGGGAAATGATGATTCACCCTTGGAAGAAGTGAGGCCTGGAAGCAAAACCTGATGTTTTCAAGGCTCTTAAGAGAAATAACTGTCTGCTTAAAAGTCAGTGGTGTTTAGGCACCCAACTGGCCTATGCACCTTTGAAAATCCACCTTCTGTGACACACACAGCAAATGTGTGACAGCCCAGAGATGAATCCAGCCCTAGCCCTTAACCCCACAGTGGTTCTTCCACCGACAAGCTGGGATGGGCTCGGTGTCCTGGCAAAGGCTGCCACAGCAGGGACGCTGCAGAACTAGATCCTCTGACTGGGGAGGACATTAACTTTTGGTTGTGAGAGCTCTGTGGCTGCTGGTTGGCATGCATCTGGGGACTAGCAGCTGCAGAGAGATTTCTGTCATCTGGTAGTGATTTCCTTCTCAAAGCTGGCTGTATTGGACCTACAGAGAAGTTTGGGGGTTTAAAATAAACACACCTTCTTCCTGTGTGCCCAGGATCACGATggagaaggagctgcaggaggcaaaGGGAGCAATTGGAGACACCCAGCACAAGTTGGTGGAGCAGTCAGCGGTAAGGGCAGGCTTCCTTCCAGCCCTCAGCACCCAGGGTCCGGGACTGACCCTGCTCATCCACTCCTCCTGGGTGCCATGTGCTTCTCCTGAAGCTAGCAGGGGGTGGATGTCTTGTATTGAGGTACTCGGACACGTCTCCCTCTCCAGGGAGTTTGTCATACCAAGGTGCTCCTCCCTGCGCAGTTTCCTTCTCTAGGGATGCACATGGTGGAAGGTGCTGCTTGCCACACGTGGTGGGAGGAATTTTGTTCACTGATATTTAGAAAGAGTTGGTGAAATCACTGGCAGGGCGGATTGCAAATGACAGAAGGTAGCAGGGGAATAGACTATAAACATTTCTACTGGGCTCCTGTGAAAACCCAGGACCTTCCCAGCTCTAGTGAAGCTGAATATCTGGAAATTAAGTCCCCCATCTCTTCTGGAGCTTCTTAGTGCCCCTTGCTTAGCTGGAGAACAAGGGCAGCAATGAGCGTGTTTGCTGTGCCTAGGTGCTGCTCACCTCCCAGAGCCAGCTCCAAGAGGTGGAGGCAGAGaactccctgctgcagctccGGCTGAAGGAGCTGAATGAGGAATACCGCTCCCGGCTCACACAGTACATCAAGGATGTGGCGGTGGGTACCCTCAGCCCCAGGGTCTTTCCAGGCCTGGGGAGGTGTCTCCATGCTGACTGCCtacattttgctgctgtttccctTCCTCGCTGGGCtgtggagcagagcaggcagtggGGCTTGGGGAACCCTGCTTGCAGCTGGAATGGGGCTCTGTGCCCTTGGCTTGGCCTGGGGGAGGAGATGCCAGCCCCCCTCCTCGCCCAGATTTCCTGTATGGCCACACAAAATGGTCTGTGAGTTCCTGCTGGGAGTTTTCTTGGTCAAATTACTTGGATTGAAAGATTCTCCTATTTACTATGGCTGCCTTCCAGTTGGCTTCTAATCTCCATTGCCCTGACGACTTCCCTGGGCAGGCCAGGCGATGCCACTTCTGGCTTTGTCGCTGTGTCCATGGTGACTCTGCTGCTGTCCCCGCagggagctctgccagcctccgTGGTCGGCTACCGAGCCGTGTAACACCAGTGCCTGGGACCCACTCTGAGAACAAGCACCTTTGATGTTAAGTAGGGCTCAGAGAGCATGGTGAGGACTCAGCACAAGGCAGGTGTTTCAGGCAGATTCAGACATGGATATCTGATTATATTGAGCAGTGAGACTGGGAAGAAATTCCTGCCCCCCTAGGTAGCAGTAAGCAAGAGCTTCTGTGCTGGGCGAAGGCTGGCACCAAAGAACACGGTGTGGTGATGGATCAGGAGACTAAGCAAAGGAATTTTTGCTATTAAGAATAGTCTAATTTCTAACAGAGCAATGTCGAAGCGTCTCCTAGCTAGCACACAGAGCAGGACACAGTGGAAAGAATACAGGACTAGAAATGGTAACTCCTGATGCCAACTCGTGTTTCCCTAGTTGGGTCACTGATACAGTACAGATGCCTTCTCTGTCTTGAAGGGCCATGGTGGAAATTAATTAGTCTTTCTTGCTCTTCGAAAATAGAAGATATGCCTTACTCTCCGTGCTATTAGCACAAATGTGCCTGGCCCTTCTCTATGGGAAATGGTCTATAAACCTTAGGGAACAACTTGACCACCTCGATTTCTTTCTCTGTATATTTAAAGGACTACATGGACAGCAAATCCAGCAACGTAATGGGGCCTAGCAAAGCCCCAGCTGATCGTGCTCCTATGAAACGCTTTGTGGACAGCATGCTGAAGGACATCAGGGCTTCCTACAAGTCTCGGGAAGAGCAGCTAGCTAAAGCGGCACGTGGGTACAAGAAACGCATGAAAAACTTGGTCAAGAAGCATGAGAACCTGCTGATCGCTTACGGGTAGGGCTAAGCCAGGGTCTGGGCTACCTCTGTCTCTTCAGCTTATTGCTAGGGACTGAGTGGAagtgccccatagcacccagACCTCTGGCCGAGAGGGAGCCAAACAGGGCTTCTAGGTGGAGCAGAGGATCTGGAGTGCATGTTTATCTCCCTGCTCTTGACAAGCCAGGAGCAACATGTCTCCAGCTGCACCTCAGGGTGCTCCTGACACCCTGGAGCTGCTTTGCACTTATGCTTCTCCTGTGTAAAATTTAGGGTGAGAGATTGATTCAATGTTGGACGGTGTGGAAATGCAGAGGTACCACAAATAACTCCTGCctcccagcctgtccctgcagTGCTCTCAGCTCTGCTCCACAGCTCTCTTAGCAGCTTGGGCTGTGGGAAGCAGCAGAAATTCTTGTGGTATAAAAGCCACAAATAGCTCTAGGACAAGCTCCCCTCAGAAACACTCCCAGGAATATTGTGCATACTGCTGGGCTCTCCCACTTATCCTTTGCAGGTGGACTAGCTCTCGGTGGCCAGAAGGCAGCAGGTCCCAAGCGAATGGTacctccaccagcagcagaaatgctcagtgtTGTTACCTAACCAAAACTACCAGGGACTAACCCCTCTGACATGTTACAGGCTCCAGCGAGAACAGATCCGGTCCTTGGGCAGCAGCGCTATGGATTGTGGCCCTGCCGAGCTCCACTTTTCCATCACAGACCCAGAGCTGCTGACAAACACAACCCGGGAGCTAAACCGGCTGCGGGAAGATAAAGCAAAACTGGAGATGCAGCTACATGAACTGCAGAAGGTGGTGGCTGGGCTGCTGGCTTTCTGTGGCGGTGAAATGGAGGTGGTGGGGAGACTCCCACGAGCAATAGATTCAGCCccttccttgggcattccctgaGGGTTTGCTGTGCCTGTGGCACAGGCAGGGGtagtgcttgcttgctttctcattttgGGAAGAGACGGGTTGTCCAAGCAGTCCCCTCATTGCCTCAACCTTGCTGCATAGGGGTGAGTTACAGTTAGATCCAGGAGGCTGGGCAGCCCCATAGATTGGGGTCACTGAGCTCTGGGAGGTCTGAGGAGTAGCAGATGTTATGGGAGAACTGCAGACTCACTCACTGCTAAAAGAAGAGGTGAGTAAGGGAGGATAGAATGGGGCTTTCCATTCTCAAATGCCTTTGCCTCAGTGTGAATCGCTAACTGAGCAGGAGATCGCAGTCAGAAACACACCAGTCAGCTCCATGTCCTCCCACTGGTTCTGCCTGGGCAGAGACGTGTTTCTTGATTTGCGCgagatgcatttatttaaaaattcagaggaTAGGAGACCTAAACCTTAAGATTGTACTGGACATCACTTCCTTGCCAGGGCACTGGTGGCTGTTAGAGTGCTAGGATATGTTGTGCCACTTCAAAGTGGCAGTGTCTATGGTGAAACTGCAATGGTTTAATGCTTAACAGACATAGTTCTTCCTTTGCCttcagaaaagactgaaagaaaccTCTGACTTTCTGCTGTCTCCTGAGCAGTAAGTGCTGTTTGTTTCTCGGGATGTTTGTAATTCTGAATTTTCCTTGCTGTATGGATTGAGGAGTCTTTTCCGCTTTACGTGGAGACAGTAATAAATAGGGAGAAAGTGAGCTGATAGGGACTCATCCGAGAAGAAAAGCCAGCTGTCATCTCAGTGCAGCGTTTCCTGCGGTGAAATGAGTTGGTCATTTGGGCCTTGATCCAAGAAAGCTCTTAAGCACATGTTtgatttaattatgtttttagtCCCACTGATCTCTTTAGAAGACGAAGTTAAGCATACGCCTGAGTGCTTTGGTAGATCACAACCTGAGAAAGGCAAGTGAaacaccaccagtttgggatggtcttgtttctcctccctcccaaTGCAGAAGCTGGGCTGGAACCCTTAGATGACCCTGGACTGATACCTCCCTGGCTTCTTGATATGCCCTTTATTTGCTCATTTTTGATGGGTCTCTTCCCCCTGCTTCATTATTCCATTGAAACTCTATCAACTATAACTGTGGAGAGGTGGAACAAAGCGTAGGAGAAATCTGACCTGGGATTTTTCAGCCTTTTATATTTATGTGGTAGCCCAGAAAACATGTCAGGCATTTCATTAACTGGATGCCAGCACTGAGGAGTTGGCCAGTGCCTGAGCCGCTGGGCTCTAGAGGAGTGTCTCAGAGAAAAGCTTGAGCCTTAACCAGGCTCTGCCATGTTTTCTACACTGAAAAGTAGTACTAGTCCTTGAACAGATGCATTAATTTTGGCAGACTCACCAGAGGAGCAAGACACGCAAAAAACAGAACCTGAATTTTAGTGATGCATGTTGTtgttatgggggttttttttagctgccAAGAGAATCTACACACTTCAAATACTTGTTTTCTGTGTGCTGATGGATTTATCCACACTGTTACCTTGTTCCTCTAGCTAGGGACATGAAGCCCAGTGTTACCGCAGCACTTCAGCTATAATTCCTGCTGCTTCTCATCTTTATCAACTGTGTGGCTTCACTGTTTATTGTTCCCTTTGCTTCTGCTCTCATGAAATCTTAGCCATGATTTCCCgtgtgcctgggctgggaggcTGCAGCCACCAGAGGGAACTCTGGCAGTCGCAGCAGAGCCGCTCTTGAGCACAATGCATTCCTCCCTTCATACAACCCAAATTCCCCGAGCATCAGATGTGACCTGTATTTTGCTTATTCAGACTGGGACAGAATAGGAAGAACTTTCCCACGGCTGGGCTGCACAGACAGCTCACCTATTGCGCTCGGTGACCAGAATGGGCGGGTTTGTGCTCCACAACATGAAAAGCACCAGCGTTTGGCATTGATCACTCTCTATTTCCATCACATTCAGTCCTGCAGTGTCAGGTTAAGGACTCTTTCTGCACGGAGTCCTCTGATGTATAAGTATTGATGTGAACTTGGAACAAACCCAGCCGTCGCAGTGGGGAATCCCAGGTTGGCAGAAGGGCTTGTGACTCTCATGCCCGGGCACAGGGACGGTGCCCTATGCCCTGAAAAAGTTTGGGGCATCGGGAGAGAAAAGGTTCAGAGCGCTGACATTTATGGTTGGATGGGCACGAGTTGCGTGCAGCCCCTGAACAGAGCTGGGTGACCTGCAGATGGGCTGGATTTGAACATTTGGGCACAATGAGAATCTGCTtttctctccaaggcagctggaTGAGGAGGGCTGGGCAGAGGTCAGGAAGCAGCTCCGGGAGTTTGCACACACCACCCAGGTAAAGGTCTGGAACAGCCCATCTGAATAAAAGCTTATCCCTTACCCACACGTCAAAGATGTGCTGCCCCAGCCGGCTGCTGCCCTGGGGTCAGTGTGCTgctccaggctggagcagggaagctTTCCGTGCAGCCTTGCTGTGGCTTTGGCCTCAGCCTCCCAAGTGACACTAGCAGGTCCCTGGCTGGTGATGTACCAAGGCTGTACTGTCCCTACTACCAAAAGGAGGAGAGCAGCCCTTATGGCTGCTCATTGCTGGACTATATTGCTCCCTCCCATCTTTCAGCACAAGCATCTAGGCATCTGTATAACAAATTGGGTCTGTATTTGACCTGGTTCAAGTCTAGTCTGAATCTGAATCAGCATCCTGGTCTGGGTACAAGGATATTTGCACTGCACTTGGCCGTGGGGTGGCCCAGAGCAGGAAGGAGAGCTCTCTCCATTTGCAATGCTGCCCTACAGCTCCCACGAAACCGTGGTGATGCTCGCTGAGAACGGGCTTGGCTGAGGTGGGGTTTGCTGTCCAGCACTGATGGCAGCAGTGAGAAGAAGGGTTGGTGCTGGGATCCCTGCCACGCTTACTGCCACACGCAGGGAAAAGGGCTTTGGAAACCTAGCAGAGGTTGGGTTTTCTGTGGTAGACAAGGCTATAGATGTGCTACGAGCCTGCTTCCATGTCGTGCCTTCCTCTGTCTGCAGTGACCTAAGAAGTGCTTCACTGTTCTCTGGTCACGTAAAGCCAAACACCTAAATTGTGCGCATCGTTATGGCCAAAAGAAGGGAGATGCTGTGGCTTAGAGGCTGGAGCACTGCACTGGGAGCAGGTCCTGCTCCTGGCTCTTGCTGTGCATCTCAGGGGTGAGCTCAGTCAAGCACCTCAGATACTCCTGGCGACACAGGGACTGTGCAGTTAACTTGGGACTGTGCAGTTAACTTGGGTAAGGTGGTGAACTACTGTGCAGAGACACTGTTCAAAAAACACATGTTTTTTTTATCTAAAAGGGAAGGTCACTTCCCTTTGCAACAAACTACTGGTAGAAAGGTGTGAAAGCTATGTCCGAGTGTCAAATCTAGCGACTGCTCTGCCGGTTGTCTGTGAAGCTTCTGGGGGAGTAAATCATGGCTTGGCAGGCAGGGGTTACTACCTGTCCTGGGGTGGCCCTGGCCACCACGCCTGTGCTCTGGTCAGGGAAGGCTGCCCGATCGATCCAGCCGATGCCCTGGAGTGGTGGTGCCTGCAGAAAGCTGCGCTGTCATCACCAGGCTCCTTTCCCTGAGCGCATCAGTTTTCAGTTGCTTCTGTAGCCTAATGCCAAGTGGCGCTGGAGCTGAGTGATGGGGAAGCGGTCAGTCTCGCCTGGCAGAGAGGGACTGAGCAACTTCACTCCCATCTCACAGATCTCACTGTTTTCTCCATGTTTCTTTGCCCCTCCAGGAGGATTTGGAGCATGAGAGAAGCCAGCTGCTGACTCGGGCAATTGTGGCAGAAGAGCAGGTGTCGGAGCTGCAGGAATACATAGATAAGCATCTTGCAAGGTGAGATGGTAGGATGCCACTCCACGTGTTCTCTGCTTTGTGCTCCAAGTTTATCTCCCAGGCTAATTGCCGGCGACATCACCATGCCTGCCACGCTGTCAGCGCCTGACCTCACCGCTGCCTTCCCACAGTGCTGCCGGCATGGCTGATGTCCTGCAGCACGTCCAGCTGTGCGGGCAGCTGCCACCATCCCTTATtctgcagggcagggggacagTGTCTGGCCTGCCCAGCCACACATCTCCTTCCCTGTTTGCTCACCCATCCTTTGGAGGAAGCTAAGAGAGCGGTTGCCTAAAATCTAAAGCCTTCCAGCAGCCCCTGATCTACGGTCCTCTCTCCCTGATTCATCACGCCCCAAAGCAGGGAGAACAGCTGCTCAGACAAGGAAGGGCGAGAACAAGCAGGGCACGTCTGTCAGAGCAATGGTCCAACTGCGCCTGCCATAACTCTCCAGCCAGCTCGGCTGTGAACTCGAGTCAGACTCACAGGCTTGTTGCTGGTACCGTTACCTGGCAGAGCCAACAAACACCTCTTGCTTGGGAAAAGGCTGTGGTTTTCTACCTACCGGAGCTCAGTTCTCAGGGTGGCTCAGTGCCTGGGCTGGCTGCTCTGCATTAACTGACACTGCATGTCCTTAGCACACAGCAAACACAAGGCACAGTGTACGTTTAAATGGATCGCTCAGGATTGTGACTACGCGGGCAATGACAGTGCTGCTTCCCCATTGCAGGTACAAGCAGGAGATCCTCCGGTTGACGAAGCTTGCTGGCAGCGAGGTACCACGCACGCTCAGCGCTGGGGCGGCCGATACTCACTCGCTGCCCAGAGCCAGAAGGACTGTCAGCCACAAACCGTAGCTCTCCACCATGGCTCTGAGGAGCAGTACAAATGTAGGAAAGAGCAGGATTTAAGAGGAAGGAGCTTTCTGTTGTGTGGACTGGCTGGAGCAAGTATCCTTCCCTGGCTGAGAGCTGGGAGGCACAGCAAGGGAAACCACATGGGTGTTCTCGGTCTCAAATTCACAGTACTAAAATGAGACAAGACAACTGCGTCTCGTCTATCCTCTGACCCCTCAGCTGTAGGAATTCTGCTGTTCCCTGAGCACATCACGCCTCGGGACATGGGGTCAGGTTCCCAGGCAgctttttactgtgaggctgcAGGGACAGGTTCCCATTCCTGCGATAAAATCCTCCTGTGTCAGACCTAGACCGGAGTCCAAGGACTAACtctgctcctgcctttgctcCCCTCTCAGCTTCTAAGAGATAGGTCCGGGGCTGCTTCAAGCTAGACTTTGGTCTAAGAAGTTAGTCAAAGAGGATGAGCTGCTCTTTTATGGtgggaaaaccttttttttctctgtgtttgagTGGGAAAGGGAATGTTATATAAGGTGAACAGGCCCAAATTGTTCCTTCAGCGGGAGGTGAGCTGGACAAACTCCCTCGTGAGCTGCCTTCAAAGGGATGGCAGAGCAAAGCCtgaggctgggagcagcagctgctctggctcCAGGAGCACCCTGCAGCTCAAAGGCAAAGCAGTAGTCTCAAGTGAAGAATGGACCAaatgtttatttgaaaaattaactAGAAATAAAGTAGCAAACGTACAGAAAGAGGCACTGGAGATTTAGCCCTTAAATCCTGTGGTAATTCCAGGATTTCTAGGTCTGATTTTCCCCTCCCTTACTTCCCCCAGACTTCCCACTCTTTGGAAAACAGAGGGACTGCCACCCTGCAAGTCCCTGGGAAGAAGCCTGGCCAAGCAGCCCTCTCACTGCTGTCCTGAGCTGAGCCCAAGGGCTGGAGAGGCTCTGACCCCTACCGCTGCTGACCCTTAATGCCAGGCTTAACGAGGCTGCTGTTAGACTGGGCTTCCCTCTGCGCGGCTCTGCGCTGCTCGCCGCACCTCCTTCATGTCATAGGCCCAGActtgctccagcccctgcccaaGGGTGCTGGCGGGGgtccaggaggggaaggggaagcgtCCAGCCACCACCCGGGCTTCGTCGGGGAGTTCTGCAAGGAGCTTGGTGGCTAGGGGAGGTTTCTGGGGAGAGAGAGACAGCCACGGCCAGGTGGCCTTAGGAAACAGTCACGTAGTGGCAGTGCCACCAAGGACCGCAGGGCAACTTCTCAGCATGGCTGATGGGTCCCAAGCAGGCAGCATCAACCAAAGACCCTTCCAAAATGTAGGGCTGGTACTACCCCTGTGTATGGTTGGGACTAGaaccaagtaacaagtgataggacgagaggaaacagcctcaagttgtgccagagagggtttagattggatattaagaaaaatttcttcactgaaagggttgtaaagcattagaacaggctgcccagggaagtggttgagtcaccatccctacagggatttaaaagacgtgtagacatggcgcttagggacatgatctagtggtggacttggcagtgctaggttagcagttggacttgatgatcttaagggtcttttgcaacttcaatgattctatgattctataaattcGAATGGTGCTGAGCACCAAACCGCTCACTTGCAGCGATGCCCGCTTGGCCTTATGTTTTAAGAGTCTTTGCCACTGTCCCAGATTATCTCTCTTTTCTAAGAAAACTCTCTCGAGCTCGCTCAGAACAAGTCAGGGTGCAAGGGACTGACTTACCACGCTGGGGGCCAGGAACACGATCACATTGTAGCAATCAGAAAGATTCAccttaaaagagaaggaaaaggggaatgAAAGAAGCAACAAGCAGAGATGGAACAGAGGGGAACCGTTCAAGTGGCCGAATGCCTTGCGGGCGATCTTCTGAACCTCAGAGGAAGCAAAGATACCCCACAACGTGAGCAACGGGGATGTGTTGGTGTGACTGGGAGCTGGATGTGAAAGCAGCATCTCTTGCAAAACGCCTGCCTCCAGCATCACCCCAGAACCACGTTCCCTGCTGGGTTTTCTCTGGTCAGGATACCTGATGCCAGCTTTAGCAGCATGTCTCTGAAGGCCACCATGTGTCAGCAGCACCCAAGACATCTTCTCAGAGCTGCTGTAAGAAGGAGCGCTGCTGCCTGCAAAAccagcagccagctgggctgcCCAGACTGGCATTCCCCTAAAAAGAAGGATGGTTTTTCTGCCTCCTGCGAGCAGTGTGCGCTGGGGAAGGAGCAAGCAACCATCAGCAAAGCCTGGCTGGAGATGCAGACCAAGGCCTGGCCCTGCCCTAGCTACAGCCAGCATAGAGCATGGCCAGACCCTCGGGACACCGTTACCTTCCACAGATCTTTCTTCAGGAAGGAAACCTTCCCGTGGTACCCAGCCTTCCAGGCCCGGTAGTTGGAGAGACACAGCAGCCAGGGATTGAGTTCATAGCCAACAGCTGGTCTGAGACCTTGCTTATAAGCCTCTACCACctggagacagagagagagagttgCAACTAAAATGAATCTTGGTGATGAGTTTGGGGGACAATT contains:
- the CCDC78 gene encoding coiled-coil domain-containing protein 78, translating into MDSGSVAENENVQLQDRNERLYHLGDLQERMGKLAGSKTDLSARMVFSEEEKLKISKDLVDLQIETNKMKEQYETENFELKNMILALENRVLELELCSEKVTGERDALRERLHALETSRKELADEYIILKSNYLALGKELDQEVMKNEELSQELLNLANARSTLPHTESNHSPAVANESSAELEKVRAMVHRLSAQKVKLPGNQAHIKVELEKLKKTYDLQQQKLEERVITMEKELQEAKGAIGDTQHKLVEQSAVLLTSQSQLQEVEAENSLLQLRLKELNEEYRSRLTQYIKDVADYMDSKSSNVMGPSKAPADRAPMKRFVDSMLKDIRASYKSREEQLAKAARGYKKRMKNLVKKHENLLIAYGLQREQIRSLGSSAMDCGPAELHFSITDPELLTNTTRELNRLREDKAKLEMQLHELQKKRLKETSDFLLSPEQQLDEEGWAEVRKQLREFAHTTQEDLEHERSQLLTRAIVAEEQVSELQEYIDKHLARYKQEILRLTKLAGSEVPRTLSAGAADTHSLPRARRTVSHKP